The following are encoded in a window of Peromyscus leucopus breed LL Stock chromosome X, UCI_PerLeu_2.1, whole genome shotgun sequence genomic DNA:
- the LOC114687383 gene encoding melanoma antigen preferentially expressed in tumors-like → MDAKNPKTLFDLAIQSLLRNESVAIQALENMPRAFFVPLFIAAFKGGHKNILSEMVKVWPYYCLHIGSLTVQEPQHEILKAIIENLPVRTSKNSASRRPKLRILDLRQDNDCRTICHEDSIKEPFCFHSCTYSDSSILKIEGQHRFVNTESVVQFPRPVELLVDLSLDGSLVEKEFLVLLTSKIRESSGSLHICCRDLQVDKLCDSKCTLNFLDLNCVGQLSIDMGSLSDITNVLSQMDHLESLSLSKVAFRSLGGKLFKNFLCHLQRMNTLKEVSLSSFCLTGHLDRVLRVLPPGLNFLYLTFCDLSHRDFRFLAQSSQVSRLKLLNLSNNPMYWDDFEPFQTLLVNLSGTLRHLEMNHCLINDSAISVLIPALIRCTHLRVLCFASNPITMPMLVTIMNNLTPLKNLKYVIYPIPVHCYELWPFQGSIDRRKLAIVQLQLKVMLELAERPDMNWITYLE, encoded by the exons ATGGATGCAAAGAACCCAAAGACACTGTTTGATCTTGCTATACAGAGTCTGCTGAGAAATGAGTCTGTAGCAATCCAAGCTCTGGAGAATATGCCAAGAGCCTTTTTTGTTCCACTGTTCATTGCTGCCTTCAAGGGTGGGCATAAGAATATATTGAGTGAGATGGTGAAAGTGTGGCCCTATTACTGTCTCCATATTGGGTCATTGACTGTACAGGAGCCTCAACATGAAATCCTGAAAGCCATTATTGAGAATCTTCCAGTGCGTACTTCAAAGAACTCTGCTTCTAG GAGACCGAAACTGAGGATCCTAGATTTAAGACAAGACAACGACTGTAGGACCATATGCCATGAAGACAGCATCAAGgaacctttctgttttcattcttgtACTTATTCTGACAGCTCTATCCTGAAAATAGAAGGGCAGCATCGTTTTGTAAATACAGAGTCCGTGGTTCAGTTCCCCAGGCCTGTAGAGTTACTAGTGGATCTTTCCCTAGATGGCTCCTTAGTGGAAAAGGAATTTTTGGTTTTGCTTACAAGTAAAATTAGGGAGAGTTCAGGGTCTTTGCACATATGCTGTCGAGATTTGCAAGTTGATAAACTATGTGACAGCAAATGCACCCTGAATTTTCTTGATCTCAACTGTGTTGGTCAGTTGTCAATTGATATGGGTTCACTGAGTGATATCACCAATGTCTTGTCTCAGATGGACCACCTAGAGAGCCTCAGTCTGTCTAAAGTCGCTTTTAGATCTCTGGGTGggaaactctttaaaaatttccTCTGTCACTTGCAACGTATGAACACCCTTAAGGAAGTCAGCTTGTCTTCATTCTGTCTCACAGGTCATCTGGACAGAGTGCTAAG AGTCCTGCCACCTGGTCTGAATTTCTTGTATCTGACATTCTGTGATCTTTCGCACAGAGATTTCAGATTTCTGGCCCAGAGCTCTCAGGTCTCCCGCCTAAAGCTGCTGAATCTTAGCAACAACCCAATGTATTGGGATGATTTTGAGCCTTTTCAAACTCTTCTGGTAAATCTCTCTGGTACTCTTCGGCATCTAGAGATGAATCATTGCCTTATAAATGATTCTGCAATCTCTGTCCTTATTCCTGCCCTGATTCGTTGTACTCATCTCCGTGTCCTGTGCTTTGCTTCTAACCCCATCACAATGCCTATGCTTGTGACTATCATGAATAATTTAACACCCTTGAAGAATCTAAAATATGTGATTTATCCTATCCCTGTACATTGCTATGAACTGTGGCCTTTTCAGGGCAGTATAGACCGAAGGAAGCTTGCTATTGTTCAACTACAGTTGAAGGTGATGTTAGAACTTGCAGAGAGGCCTGACATGAACTGGATCACTTACTTAGAATAA